From Bufo gargarizans isolate SCDJY-AF-19 chromosome 10, ASM1485885v1, whole genome shotgun sequence, the proteins below share one genomic window:
- the LOC122920053 gene encoding ZP domain-containing protein-like, translating to MDPEKRAALRISDFKVSGPPGMTKSFTSISRSSTVRMVVKWTPSENNVGDHVPICFVAETYNGYQSEMRCVTAVVGPSSLDNIELICHENTMTLIAAKSSDHELYENQFRLNDPHCLVSSNSTHLIASVAYNSCGTEIEETEHDIVFKNQATSFANEFSVITRKHGVSIPFNCSFPKMSRVSSSFHAHKSDYVFTEAGFGNFTYKFQFYTDDRFVEVETQYPLEVTLQELLYMEIQVDSSVPNVQLFVESCKATPHDNPSDPVFYDFIQNGCIKDETLVVYSATRTEYRFAMEAFAFIGDYSEVYVSCTVILCKFGESGTRCSQGCITKSQGDSNRQRHRRSLTSESQQHFISQGPLRMKRQSPGNTDQAESSSLNVNTLVISLSGVVIVALLGFIARIYTKRPRLSGYELLKTQDF from the exons ATGGATCCAGAAAAAAGAGCGGCACTCCG catttcagATTTCAAAGTCAGTGGTCCACCTGGTATGACCAAATCATTCACCAGCATATCTCGGTCTAGCACAGTGAGAATGGTGGTAAAATGGACCCCGTCCGAAAACAATGTGGGAGACCATGTACCTATCTGTTTTGTGGCAGAAACCTACAACGG GTATCAGTCTGAAATGCGTTGTGTCACTGCAGTGGTGGGACCCAGCAGTTTAG ATAACATTGAGCTGATCTGCCATGAGAACACCATGACTTTAATTGCTGCCAAGTCATCTGATCACGAACTTTACGAAAACCAGTTCCGCCTCAACGATCCACACTGTCTGGTTAGTTCAAACAGCACCCACCTCATAGCAAGCGTGGCCTACAACTCCTGTGGGACGGAGATTGAG gaaacagAACATGACATTGTATTTAAAAATCAGGCCACCTCCTTTGCTAACGAATTCAGCGTCATTACCAGGAAACACGGGGTGTCAATCCCCTTCAACTGCTCCTTTCCAAAAATGAGCCGGGTGTCCTCTTCATTTCATGCCCATAAATCCGATTACGTGTTCACAGAGGCCGGATTCGGTAACTTCACCTACAAGTTCCAGTTCTACACAGACGATCGCTTTGTAGAGGTCGAGACCCAGTATCCTCTGGAGGTGACTCTGCAGGAATTGCTCTACATGGAAATTCAAGTTGATTCTTCAGTCCCCAACGTCCAATTATTTGTGGAGTCTTGTAAAGCCACACCGCACGATAACCCTAGTGACCCCGTATTTTACGACTTCATACAAAACGG ATGCATAAAGGATGAAACTTTAGTAGTTTACTCTGCAACAAGGACCGAATACAGGTTTGCAATGGAGGCTTTTGCATTTATCGGAGACTATAGTGAA GTTTACGTGAGTTGCACGGTCATCTTGTGTAAGTTTGGAGAGTCAGGTACTCGCTGCAGccaaggctgtatcacaaaatcACAGGGAGACTCTAATAGGCAACGACACAGGAGATCATTGACCTCAGAGTCTCAGCAGCACTTCATCTCCCAGGGTCCGCTCAGAATGAAAAGACAATCTCCTGGTAATACAG atcaaGCAGAATCGTCCTCTCTGAATGTGAACACCCTGGTGATTTCGCTATCAGGAGTGGTCATTGTGGCATTGCTCGGCTTCATTGCCCGCATATATACAAAAAGACCCAGACTGTCGGGTTATGAGTTACTAAAAACTCAAGATTTCTGA